The following are encoded together in the Panicum virgatum strain AP13 chromosome 6K, P.virgatum_v5, whole genome shotgun sequence genome:
- the LOC120712045 gene encoding elongation factor G, mitochondrial-like isoform X1, producing MAMARRSASHLLSSFRPFSLLLQPPLADAPSPAAAAAVASARRALSSASALRARDEKDAAQWRESMDRMRNIGISAHIDSGKTTLTERVLYYTGRIHEIHEVRGRDGVGAKMDSMDLEREKGITIQSAATYCTWNGYQVNIIDTPGHVDFTIEVERALRVLDGAMLVLCSVGGVQSQSITVDRQMRRYEIPRVAFINKLDRMGADPWKVLNQARSKLRHYNAAVQVPIGLEEEFEGLVDLVEMKAYKFEGSSGQNVTAYDVPSNMADLVNEKRREVIEVVSEVDDQLAEAFLNDEPITANQLKAAIRRATVARKFIPVYMGSAFKNKGVQLLLDGVLDYLPCPLEIDNYALDQNKSEEKVLLAGTPAEPLVALAFKLEEGRFGQLTYLRIYDGVIRKGDFIYNVNTGKKIKVPRLVRMHSNEMEDIQEAHAGQIVAVFGVDCASGDTFTDGTVKYTMTSMNVPEPVMSLAVSPISKDSGGQFSKALNRFQKEDPTFRVGLDPESGQTIISGMGELHLDIYVERIKREYKVDAKVGKPRVNFRETITQRTEFDYLHKKQSGGQGQYGRVCGYVEPLPSGSDGKFEFDNMIIGQAIPSNFIPAIEKGFREACNSGSLIGHPVENIRIVLTDGASHQVDSSELAFKLAAIYAFRQCYTAAKPVILEPVMKVELKFPTEFQGTVTGDMNKRKGIIVGNEQEGDDTIVVCHVPLNNMFGYATAIRSVTQGKGEFTMEYLEHNIVSQDVQMQLVNSYKAAMGTE from the exons ATGGCCATGGCCCGGCGTTCAGCCTCCcatctcctctcctccttccgccctttctccctcctcctccagccgccCCTCGCTGATGCCccttcgccggcggccgcggccgcggtggcCTCGGCTCGGCGTGCGCTGTCGTCGGCGTCGGCCCTGCGGGCGCGGGACGAGAAGGACGCGGCGCAGTGGCGGGAGTCGATGGACCGGATGCGGAACATCGGCATCTCCGCGCACATCGACTCCGGGAAGACGACGCTGACAGAGCGGGTCCTCTACTACACCGGCCGGATCCACGAGATCCACGAGGTTCGCGGGCGCGACGGTGTTGGTGCCAAGATGGATTCCATGGACCTCGAGCGCGAAAAGGGAATCACCATCCAGTCCGCTGCCACCTACTGCACCTGGAATGGGTACCAG GTTAATATTATTGATACTCCAGGTCACGTGGATTTCACCATTGAGGTTGAAAGGGCACTCCGTGTTCTTGATGGTGCTATGCTTGTGCTATGTAGTGTTGGTGGCGTACAAAGTCAGTCGATCACTGTTGATAGGCAAATGAGAAGATATGAAATTCCAAGGGTTGCGTTCATTAACAAGTTGGACCGTATGGGAGCTGATCCATGGAAGGTTCTTAACCAG GCACGTTCCAAGCTCCGGCACTACAATGCAGCTGTACAAGTACCCATAGGATTAGAAGAGGAGTTTGAGGGTCTTGTTGATCTTGTAGAAATGAAGGCTTATAAGTTCGAGGGTTCTAGTGG CCAGAATGTCACTGCATATGATGTCCCATCGAACATGGCGGATCTAGTCAATGAGAAGCGACGTGAAGTTATTGAAGTTGTTTCTGAAGTAGATGATCAGCTTGCTGAAGCTTTTCTCAATGATGAGCCAATAACAGCTAATCAGCTTAAG GCGGCTATTCGAAGAGCAACAGTGGCACGAAAGTTCATACCAGTTTACATGGGAAGTGCATTCAAAAATAAG GGTGTTCAACTACTTCTTGATGGTGTGCTGGACTATCTACCATGCCCATTGGAGATTGACAACTACGCCCTTGATCAAAACAAATCGGAAGAGAAG GTATTATTGGCTGGGACTCCAGCTGAGCCACTTGTGGCATTAGCGTTTAAGCTAGAAGAAGGACGTTTTGGTCAGCTGACATATCTAAG AATTTATGATGGTGTGATACGGAAGGGTGACTTCATATACAATGTCAATACAGGGAAGAAAATCAAA GTTCCTCGCTTGGTAAGGATGCACTCCAATGAGATGGAG GATATTCAAGAAGCACATGCTGGCCAAATTGTTGCTGTTTTTGGTGTTGATTGTGCATCAG GCGATACATTTACAGATGGAACAGTGAAATATACTATGACTTCAATGAATGTCCCTGAACCTGTGATGTCCTTGGCAGTTTCGCCTATATCTAAAGATTCTGGAGGACAA TTTTCAAAAGCTCTTAATCGCTTCCAAAAGGAGGATCCTACTTTCCGTGTGGGTTTGGATCCGGAGAGTGGCCAG ACAATTATTTCAGGGATGGGTGAGCTGCATTTGGATATATATGTTGAACGTATTAAGCGAGAGTACAAG GTGGATGCGAAGGTAGGGAAACCTCGCGTTAACTTCAGGGAAACCATCACTCAGCGCACCGAATTTGATTACTTGCACAAAAAGCAATCTGGTGGTCAAGGTCAATATGGACGAGTTTGTGG GTACGTTGAACCTCTTCCATCAGGTTCTGATggtaaatttgaatttgacaaCATGATTATCGGACAAGCAATTCCTTCAAACTTTATACCAGCAATAGAGAAGGGTTTTAGGGAAGCTTGTAATTC GGGTTCATTGATTGGGCATCCTGTTGAAAATATTAGAATTGTTTTGACTGATGGGGCTTCACATCAAGTGGATTCCAGTGAACTTGCTTTTAAGCTAGCTGCTATCTATGCTTTTAGACAG tGTTACACTGCTGCCAAACCTGTAATATTAGAACCTGTGATGAAGGTCGAACTGAAATTTCCGACCGAGTTCCAGGGAACAGTAACTGGCGACATGAACAA GAGAAAAGGGATCATAGTTGGAAATGAGCAGGAAGGTGATGACACAATTGTAGTTTGCCAT GTTCCTCTAAACAATATGTTCGGATATGCAACAGCGATTCGATCAGTGACTCAG GGTAAAGGAGAATTTACAATGGAGTATCTAGAGCACAATATTGTCTCGCAAGATGTACAGATGCAATTAGTGAATTCATACAAGGCGGCCATGGGCACAGAGTGA
- the LOC120712045 gene encoding elongation factor G, mitochondrial-like isoform X2: MAMARRSASHLLSSFRPFSLLLQPPLADAPSPAAAAAVASARRALSSASALRARDEKDAAQWRESMDRMRNIGISAHIDSGKTTLTERVLYYTGRIHEIHEVRGRDGVGAKMDSMDLEREKGITIQSAATYCTWNGYQVNIIDTPGHVDFTIEVERALRVLDGAMLVLCSVGGVQSQSITVDRQMRRYEIPRVAFINKLDRMGADPWKVLNQARSKLRHYNAAVQVPIGLEEEFEGLVDLVEMKAYKFEGSSGQNVTAYDVPSNMADLVNEKRREVIEVVSEVDDQLAEAFLNDEPITANQLKGVQLLLDGVLDYLPCPLEIDNYALDQNKSEEKVLLAGTPAEPLVALAFKLEEGRFGQLTYLRIYDGVIRKGDFIYNVNTGKKIKVPRLVRMHSNEMEDIQEAHAGQIVAVFGVDCASGDTFTDGTVKYTMTSMNVPEPVMSLAVSPISKDSGGQFSKALNRFQKEDPTFRVGLDPESGQTIISGMGELHLDIYVERIKREYKVDAKVGKPRVNFRETITQRTEFDYLHKKQSGGQGQYGRVCGYVEPLPSGSDGKFEFDNMIIGQAIPSNFIPAIEKGFREACNSGSLIGHPVENIRIVLTDGASHQVDSSELAFKLAAIYAFRQCYTAAKPVILEPVMKVELKFPTEFQGTVTGDMNKRKGIIVGNEQEGDDTIVVCHVPLNNMFGYATAIRSVTQGKGEFTMEYLEHNIVSQDVQMQLVNSYKAAMGTE, translated from the exons ATGGCCATGGCCCGGCGTTCAGCCTCCcatctcctctcctccttccgccctttctccctcctcctccagccgccCCTCGCTGATGCCccttcgccggcggccgcggccgcggtggcCTCGGCTCGGCGTGCGCTGTCGTCGGCGTCGGCCCTGCGGGCGCGGGACGAGAAGGACGCGGCGCAGTGGCGGGAGTCGATGGACCGGATGCGGAACATCGGCATCTCCGCGCACATCGACTCCGGGAAGACGACGCTGACAGAGCGGGTCCTCTACTACACCGGCCGGATCCACGAGATCCACGAGGTTCGCGGGCGCGACGGTGTTGGTGCCAAGATGGATTCCATGGACCTCGAGCGCGAAAAGGGAATCACCATCCAGTCCGCTGCCACCTACTGCACCTGGAATGGGTACCAG GTTAATATTATTGATACTCCAGGTCACGTGGATTTCACCATTGAGGTTGAAAGGGCACTCCGTGTTCTTGATGGTGCTATGCTTGTGCTATGTAGTGTTGGTGGCGTACAAAGTCAGTCGATCACTGTTGATAGGCAAATGAGAAGATATGAAATTCCAAGGGTTGCGTTCATTAACAAGTTGGACCGTATGGGAGCTGATCCATGGAAGGTTCTTAACCAG GCACGTTCCAAGCTCCGGCACTACAATGCAGCTGTACAAGTACCCATAGGATTAGAAGAGGAGTTTGAGGGTCTTGTTGATCTTGTAGAAATGAAGGCTTATAAGTTCGAGGGTTCTAGTGG CCAGAATGTCACTGCATATGATGTCCCATCGAACATGGCGGATCTAGTCAATGAGAAGCGACGTGAAGTTATTGAAGTTGTTTCTGAAGTAGATGATCAGCTTGCTGAAGCTTTTCTCAATGATGAGCCAATAACAGCTAATCAGCTTAAG GGTGTTCAACTACTTCTTGATGGTGTGCTGGACTATCTACCATGCCCATTGGAGATTGACAACTACGCCCTTGATCAAAACAAATCGGAAGAGAAG GTATTATTGGCTGGGACTCCAGCTGAGCCACTTGTGGCATTAGCGTTTAAGCTAGAAGAAGGACGTTTTGGTCAGCTGACATATCTAAG AATTTATGATGGTGTGATACGGAAGGGTGACTTCATATACAATGTCAATACAGGGAAGAAAATCAAA GTTCCTCGCTTGGTAAGGATGCACTCCAATGAGATGGAG GATATTCAAGAAGCACATGCTGGCCAAATTGTTGCTGTTTTTGGTGTTGATTGTGCATCAG GCGATACATTTACAGATGGAACAGTGAAATATACTATGACTTCAATGAATGTCCCTGAACCTGTGATGTCCTTGGCAGTTTCGCCTATATCTAAAGATTCTGGAGGACAA TTTTCAAAAGCTCTTAATCGCTTCCAAAAGGAGGATCCTACTTTCCGTGTGGGTTTGGATCCGGAGAGTGGCCAG ACAATTATTTCAGGGATGGGTGAGCTGCATTTGGATATATATGTTGAACGTATTAAGCGAGAGTACAAG GTGGATGCGAAGGTAGGGAAACCTCGCGTTAACTTCAGGGAAACCATCACTCAGCGCACCGAATTTGATTACTTGCACAAAAAGCAATCTGGTGGTCAAGGTCAATATGGACGAGTTTGTGG GTACGTTGAACCTCTTCCATCAGGTTCTGATggtaaatttgaatttgacaaCATGATTATCGGACAAGCAATTCCTTCAAACTTTATACCAGCAATAGAGAAGGGTTTTAGGGAAGCTTGTAATTC GGGTTCATTGATTGGGCATCCTGTTGAAAATATTAGAATTGTTTTGACTGATGGGGCTTCACATCAAGTGGATTCCAGTGAACTTGCTTTTAAGCTAGCTGCTATCTATGCTTTTAGACAG tGTTACACTGCTGCCAAACCTGTAATATTAGAACCTGTGATGAAGGTCGAACTGAAATTTCCGACCGAGTTCCAGGGAACAGTAACTGGCGACATGAACAA GAGAAAAGGGATCATAGTTGGAAATGAGCAGGAAGGTGATGACACAATTGTAGTTTGCCAT GTTCCTCTAAACAATATGTTCGGATATGCAACAGCGATTCGATCAGTGACTCAG GGTAAAGGAGAATTTACAATGGAGTATCTAGAGCACAATATTGTCTCGCAAGATGTACAGATGCAATTAGTGAATTCATACAAGGCGGCCATGGGCACAGAGTGA
- the LOC120712045 gene encoding elongation factor G, mitochondrial-like isoform X3 — MAMARRSASHLLSSFRPFSLLLQPPLADAPSPAAAAAVASARRALSSASALRARDEKDAAQWRESMDRMRNIGISAHIDSGKTTLTERVLYYTGRIHEIHEVRGRDGVGAKMDSMDLEREKGITIQSAATYCTWNGYQVNIIDTPGHVDFTIEVERALRVLDGAMLVLCSVGGVQSQSITVDRQMRRYEIPRVAFINKLDRMGADPWKVLNQARSKLRHYNAAVQVPIGLEEEFEGLVDLVEMKAYKFEGSSGQNVTAYDVPSNMADLVNEKRREVIEVVSEVDDQLAEAFLNDEPITANQLKVLLAGTPAEPLVALAFKLEEGRFGQLTYLRIYDGVIRKGDFIYNVNTGKKIKVPRLVRMHSNEMEDIQEAHAGQIVAVFGVDCASGDTFTDGTVKYTMTSMNVPEPVMSLAVSPISKDSGGQFSKALNRFQKEDPTFRVGLDPESGQTIISGMGELHLDIYVERIKREYKVDAKVGKPRVNFRETITQRTEFDYLHKKQSGGQGQYGRVCGYVEPLPSGSDGKFEFDNMIIGQAIPSNFIPAIEKGFREACNSGSLIGHPVENIRIVLTDGASHQVDSSELAFKLAAIYAFRQCYTAAKPVILEPVMKVELKFPTEFQGTVTGDMNKRKGIIVGNEQEGDDTIVVCHVPLNNMFGYATAIRSVTQGKGEFTMEYLEHNIVSQDVQMQLVNSYKAAMGTE; from the exons ATGGCCATGGCCCGGCGTTCAGCCTCCcatctcctctcctccttccgccctttctccctcctcctccagccgccCCTCGCTGATGCCccttcgccggcggccgcggccgcggtggcCTCGGCTCGGCGTGCGCTGTCGTCGGCGTCGGCCCTGCGGGCGCGGGACGAGAAGGACGCGGCGCAGTGGCGGGAGTCGATGGACCGGATGCGGAACATCGGCATCTCCGCGCACATCGACTCCGGGAAGACGACGCTGACAGAGCGGGTCCTCTACTACACCGGCCGGATCCACGAGATCCACGAGGTTCGCGGGCGCGACGGTGTTGGTGCCAAGATGGATTCCATGGACCTCGAGCGCGAAAAGGGAATCACCATCCAGTCCGCTGCCACCTACTGCACCTGGAATGGGTACCAG GTTAATATTATTGATACTCCAGGTCACGTGGATTTCACCATTGAGGTTGAAAGGGCACTCCGTGTTCTTGATGGTGCTATGCTTGTGCTATGTAGTGTTGGTGGCGTACAAAGTCAGTCGATCACTGTTGATAGGCAAATGAGAAGATATGAAATTCCAAGGGTTGCGTTCATTAACAAGTTGGACCGTATGGGAGCTGATCCATGGAAGGTTCTTAACCAG GCACGTTCCAAGCTCCGGCACTACAATGCAGCTGTACAAGTACCCATAGGATTAGAAGAGGAGTTTGAGGGTCTTGTTGATCTTGTAGAAATGAAGGCTTATAAGTTCGAGGGTTCTAGTGG CCAGAATGTCACTGCATATGATGTCCCATCGAACATGGCGGATCTAGTCAATGAGAAGCGACGTGAAGTTATTGAAGTTGTTTCTGAAGTAGATGATCAGCTTGCTGAAGCTTTTCTCAATGATGAGCCAATAACAGCTAATCAGCTTAAG GTATTATTGGCTGGGACTCCAGCTGAGCCACTTGTGGCATTAGCGTTTAAGCTAGAAGAAGGACGTTTTGGTCAGCTGACATATCTAAG AATTTATGATGGTGTGATACGGAAGGGTGACTTCATATACAATGTCAATACAGGGAAGAAAATCAAA GTTCCTCGCTTGGTAAGGATGCACTCCAATGAGATGGAG GATATTCAAGAAGCACATGCTGGCCAAATTGTTGCTGTTTTTGGTGTTGATTGTGCATCAG GCGATACATTTACAGATGGAACAGTGAAATATACTATGACTTCAATGAATGTCCCTGAACCTGTGATGTCCTTGGCAGTTTCGCCTATATCTAAAGATTCTGGAGGACAA TTTTCAAAAGCTCTTAATCGCTTCCAAAAGGAGGATCCTACTTTCCGTGTGGGTTTGGATCCGGAGAGTGGCCAG ACAATTATTTCAGGGATGGGTGAGCTGCATTTGGATATATATGTTGAACGTATTAAGCGAGAGTACAAG GTGGATGCGAAGGTAGGGAAACCTCGCGTTAACTTCAGGGAAACCATCACTCAGCGCACCGAATTTGATTACTTGCACAAAAAGCAATCTGGTGGTCAAGGTCAATATGGACGAGTTTGTGG GTACGTTGAACCTCTTCCATCAGGTTCTGATggtaaatttgaatttgacaaCATGATTATCGGACAAGCAATTCCTTCAAACTTTATACCAGCAATAGAGAAGGGTTTTAGGGAAGCTTGTAATTC GGGTTCATTGATTGGGCATCCTGTTGAAAATATTAGAATTGTTTTGACTGATGGGGCTTCACATCAAGTGGATTCCAGTGAACTTGCTTTTAAGCTAGCTGCTATCTATGCTTTTAGACAG tGTTACACTGCTGCCAAACCTGTAATATTAGAACCTGTGATGAAGGTCGAACTGAAATTTCCGACCGAGTTCCAGGGAACAGTAACTGGCGACATGAACAA GAGAAAAGGGATCATAGTTGGAAATGAGCAGGAAGGTGATGACACAATTGTAGTTTGCCAT GTTCCTCTAAACAATATGTTCGGATATGCAACAGCGATTCGATCAGTGACTCAG GGTAAAGGAGAATTTACAATGGAGTATCTAGAGCACAATATTGTCTCGCAAGATGTACAGATGCAATTAGTGAATTCATACAAGGCGGCCATGGGCACAGAGTGA